The proteins below are encoded in one region of Lactuca sativa cultivar Salinas chromosome 3, Lsat_Salinas_v11, whole genome shotgun sequence:
- the LOC111906197 gene encoding citrate-binding protein: MKYLQYFELCVSFVNVFLYISVVGFETIDTTLGFVSKPLNESNFIIQKPYDVPLEQRYSYSHGVHKLWVIKTDKPHSETSNTNPRSEIRIQGYDYSSGVWQFEAYGYVPCGTTGVSIMQVFGSAPPNATTTMLRVYNSSLYYYKDPMIIRDLYNKWFRFNVIHDVEQNNVKVYVDGVLKYEGCGHGGTSHYFKCGVYTQDHASFYMESRWKNIRVLEKYY; this comes from the exons ATGAAATATCTACAATATTTTGAGTTATGTGTTTCCTTTGTTAATGTCTTCCTATATATATCTGTAGTAGGGTTTGAAACCATTGATACCACGTTAGGGTTTGTATCAAAGCCACTCAATGAGTCCAATTTCATCATTCAAAAGCCATATGATGTTCCACTTGAGCAACGATACAGCTATTCCCATGGTGTTCATAAGCTTTGGGTGATCAAGACAGACAAACCTCATTCTGAAACTAGCAATACTAATCCACGTTCTGAGATCCGCATTCAA GGTTATGACTACTCTTCGGGTGTTTGGCAATTTGAAGCATATGGATATGTGCCATGTGGGACTACTGGGGTGAGTATCATGCAAGTTTTTGGATCAGCCCCACCCAACGCTACAACCACAATGCTAAGAGTATATAATAGTAGTCTTTATTATTACAAGGATCCTATGATCATTCGTGACTTATATAACAAATGGTTTCGTTTCAATGTTATCCATGATGTTGAACAAAACAACGTCAAAGTTTATGTGGATGGAGTTCTCAAGTATGAGGGATGTGGACACGGTGGAACATCCCATTATTTCAAGTGCGGAGTCTACACACAAGACCATGCTTCGTTTTATATGGAGTCTCGATGGAAAAACATTAGAGTTTTAGAAAAATATTATTAG